From a region of the Paenibacillus segetis genome:
- a CDS encoding purple acid phosphatase family protein, with protein sequence MNVSRDIYWIVFVCILLIAGVVVIQWLQADGKASTIPKSLVTTWKEDPRTSRAFTWYTEDPTIQGIVQIAKGTDAADLNAEGVSVWSAVSTVIDTGKGKQQGVHKAEVTGLESGTEYIYRVGSGEAGGWSQPAIFKTEEDDIKSFTWINVTDSQGEVESDFDYWGKVLDQAFRIFPDSRFIVHNGDLTEEPEDEAGWDYFFNKAEKWVSRIPLLPVTGNHDEINEDADRFTSHFNLPNNGAKDSNPGTTYSIDYGNAHFVFLNTESNIKGQKKWLREDLKKNTKEWTIVAIHRPAYGGNSYEKIEDWVKVFDEFGVDLVLQGHNHEYSRSFPLKNGKIVNEGQGTVYVTTNTTGPKFNEKKSDQFYQAMHFQNNKGMFAGITIQGGMLTYQAYDVEGQKLDEFTLEH encoded by the coding sequence GTGAATGTAAGTCGAGATATTTACTGGATCGTGTTCGTATGTATTCTCTTGATCGCTGGAGTAGTTGTCATACAGTGGTTACAAGCAGATGGCAAAGCTTCAACGATCCCTAAATCTTTGGTTACAACTTGGAAGGAAGATCCTCGTACATCCAGGGCCTTCACCTGGTATACAGAAGACCCTACAATTCAGGGGATAGTTCAAATCGCTAAAGGAACCGATGCAGCAGACCTTAATGCCGAAGGTGTTAGTGTCTGGAGTGCTGTTTCAACGGTTATCGACACCGGAAAAGGGAAGCAACAAGGTGTTCATAAAGCGGAAGTAACGGGCTTGGAATCCGGGACGGAGTATATATATAGAGTAGGCAGTGGGGAAGCCGGTGGCTGGAGTCAGCCAGCAATATTTAAGACAGAGGAAGATGACATCAAGAGCTTCACTTGGATTAATGTTACAGATTCACAAGGGGAAGTGGAGTCAGATTTTGATTATTGGGGCAAGGTATTGGATCAAGCATTTCGTATATTTCCTGATTCACGTTTCATTGTACACAACGGTGATCTGACGGAAGAACCCGAGGATGAGGCGGGATGGGATTACTTTTTTAACAAGGCAGAGAAGTGGGTATCTCGGATCCCACTCTTACCCGTTACGGGGAACCATGATGAAATAAACGAAGATGCTGACCGCTTCACGTCTCACTTTAACTTGCCGAATAATGGGGCAAAAGATTCTAATCCTGGGACGACATATTCGATTGATTACGGGAATGCCCATTTCGTATTTCTGAATACAGAATCGAATATCAAAGGCCAGAAGAAATGGCTGCGTGAGGACTTGAAGAAGAATACCAAAGAGTGGACTATCGTGGCTATTCATCGGCCTGCATATGGTGGTAATAGTTATGAGAAAATTGAAGACTGGGTAAAGGTATTTGATGAATTTGGTGTTGATCTTGTGCTCCAGGGTCACAATCATGAATACTCACGTTCTTTTCCTTTGAAGAATGGGAAAATCGTAAATGAAGGACAAGGAACCGTATATGTCACAACGAATACAACGGGGCCAAAGTTCAATGAGAAGAAGAGCGATCAGTTTTACCAAGCCATGCATTTTCAGAATAATAAGGGAATGTTTGCGGGCATTACAATCCAAGGAGGCATGTTGACCTACCAGGCTTACGATGTGGAAGGGCAGAAGCTCGATGAATTTACGCTTGAACATTAG
- a CDS encoding exodeoxyribonuclease III, producing the protein MKLVSWNVNGLRACVNKGFNDYFKAIDADIFCIQETKLQEGQINLDQMKEYHQYWNYAEKKGYSGTAVFTKIKPLSVRYGLEADQEPEGRIITLEFESFYLVNVYTPNAKRDLSRLDYRMEWEERFLGYLQELDKLKPVVTCGDLNVAHQEIDIKNAKSNHNNSGFTPQERGKMTQLLESGFVDSFRYLYPDREDVYSWWSYMPKVRERNVGWRIDYFLVSSRLASSIIDAQIDCHIMGSDHCPVILELEDQLTQGA; encoded by the coding sequence ATGAAGCTGGTATCATGGAATGTTAATGGTTTAAGAGCATGTGTGAATAAAGGGTTTAATGATTATTTCAAGGCAATTGACGCAGATATATTTTGCATTCAGGAGACCAAGCTGCAAGAAGGACAAATCAATCTGGATCAGATGAAGGAATATCATCAGTATTGGAATTACGCTGAGAAGAAGGGATATTCCGGAACGGCTGTTTTTACTAAAATTAAGCCGCTGTCCGTGCGCTACGGGTTGGAAGCGGATCAAGAACCCGAAGGGCGGATCATCACACTCGAATTCGAATCCTTCTATCTTGTAAATGTATATACACCGAATGCTAAAAGAGACCTATCAAGACTTGATTACAGAATGGAATGGGAAGAGCGGTTTCTAGGTTACCTTCAGGAATTGGACAAGCTTAAACCTGTGGTTACCTGTGGTGACTTAAATGTTGCACACCAAGAAATTGATATAAAGAATGCAAAATCAAATCATAATAATTCTGGATTTACGCCCCAAGAGCGAGGCAAGATGACGCAATTGCTTGAGTCTGGGTTTGTAGACTCCTTTAGATATCTATATCCAGATCGGGAAGACGTGTATAGCTGGTGGTCCTATATGCCAAAAGTGCGAGAACGGAACGTAGGGTGGAGAATCGATTATTTTCTGGTCTCTTCCAGATTGGCATCTTCGATTATTGACGCACAAATTGATTGCCACATTATGGGGAGCGATCATTGTCCAGTGATTCTAGAATTAGAAGATCAACTTACACAAGGAGCATAA
- a CDS encoding DMT family transporter has translation MNQNAQSSRSVGLFYIVGIIAISFSSIFVRWSSAEVSVIAMYRLYLTNLLMLPLLWKYRGEILRLTSKQWKLLILSGLLLGIHFLLWMGSLRLTSVASSTVILTLEPIIVMLGSFFLFGARINRAMIVGMSIALIGSIAIGSGDFKLSGDALQGDLLSLLGTIAVAAHLLVGKYVLKEMKVFVYNFLVFAIAATLLAVYNIFNSIPFTGYAPKEWGIFLLLAIVPTLFGHYLFNWLMTIISASAVSMAVLGEPVFASLLAWLLLREALTPLQLGAGIFILFGVWIFIRYGKEGSSQVEVVEVKVQVEGDVKESVSLL, from the coding sequence ATGAACCAGAATGCTCAGTCATCAAGATCTGTGGGACTTTTTTATATCGTTGGTATTATCGCGATCTCTTTTTCATCTATATTTGTACGGTGGTCTAGTGCAGAAGTGTCAGTCATTGCGATGTACCGCCTTTATTTAACCAATTTACTTATGCTGCCACTGCTCTGGAAATACCGTGGTGAAATCCTTCGGCTAACTTCGAAGCAATGGAAGCTATTAATATTATCTGGGTTGTTACTTGGTATCCATTTCTTATTGTGGATGGGGTCACTCCGTTTGACGTCAGTCGCTAGTTCGACCGTCATTTTAACCTTGGAGCCGATTATCGTTATGCTAGGATCTTTCTTCCTGTTTGGCGCACGGATTAATAGGGCAATGATTGTAGGGATGAGTATTGCATTGATTGGTTCGATTGCCATTGGTTCGGGTGATTTCAAATTATCGGGTGATGCTTTACAAGGTGATCTGTTGTCGCTACTTGGGACAATTGCCGTTGCGGCTCACTTACTTGTAGGAAAGTATGTACTGAAAGAAATGAAAGTCTTTGTATATAATTTCTTGGTTTTTGCAATCGCGGCAACATTGCTGGCTGTATACAATATCTTCAATAGTATTCCGTTTACAGGTTACGCTCCAAAAGAGTGGGGCATTTTCTTGCTGCTCGCTATCGTGCCAACGTTATTTGGACACTATTTATTTAATTGGCTGATGACAATTATTAGCGCTTCTGCCGTGTCGATGGCCGTATTAGGGGAACCCGTATTTGCTTCATTGCTGGCTTGGCTGCTACTTAGAGAAGCGCTCACCCCGCTGCAGTTAGGGGCTGGGATTTTTATTCTGTTTGGCGTATGGATATTTATTCGCTATGGAAAAGAAGGATCCAGCCAAGTAGAGGTTGTAGAAGTTAAGGTACAGGTCGAAGGTGATGTAAAAGAATCTGTCAGTTTACTTTGA
- a CDS encoding polyphosphate polymerase domain-containing protein produces MNTKLKYRHELKFMINRHQYFVIRQKLKSIVEQDSHVGPTGEYHIRSLYFDDINNTALHEKLGGIRDRSKYRIRIYNNSDKLIHFEKKIKFNDFIAKLKEPLTRDMHDSIISGNYEVLNIPDRPLLQELYYEMRNNLLRPKVIVDYAREPYVCPRGNVRITFDKELRTGLNSTNIFDESLNSIPAIDDNLIILEVKFDEYIPEYIRVALQLEGLNQQSASKYVICRKYLKTNIWEDY; encoded by the coding sequence GTGAACACGAAATTAAAATATCGCCATGAGCTCAAATTTATGATTAATCGGCATCAATATTTTGTTATACGCCAAAAACTGAAGAGTATTGTTGAACAAGATTCCCATGTAGGGCCTACAGGAGAATACCATATCCGAAGCTTGTATTTTGATGATATTAACAATACGGCTCTTCATGAGAAATTAGGTGGGATCCGGGATCGGTCTAAGTATCGAATTCGTATATACAACAATTCGGACAAGTTGATTCATTTTGAGAAAAAAATTAAGTTTAATGATTTCATCGCCAAGTTAAAAGAACCTCTAACTCGGGATATGCACGATTCCATCATCAGCGGAAATTACGAAGTATTAAACATTCCGGATAGACCTCTACTTCAAGAGCTCTATTACGAGATGAGGAACAATCTACTTCGACCCAAAGTTATTGTGGATTATGCACGCGAGCCTTATGTTTGTCCGAGAGGGAACGTTCGGATTACGTTTGACAAAGAGTTAAGAACAGGGCTTAATTCCACGAATATCTTTGATGAATCCTTAAATTCAATACCTGCGATTGATGATAACTTAATCATACTTGAAGTGAAATTTGATGAATACATTCCGGAATACATCCGCGTGGCATTACAGCTAGAGGGACTGAATCAACAGTCCGCATCCAAATATGTTATTTGCCGCAAATATCTTAAAACAAACATATGGGAGGATTATTAA
- a CDS encoding MFS transporter, with protein sequence MKPTTPLRTFNFLYFALLAMFIPFLPVYLDQQGLNPAQIGLIVGSGGIITIIAQPLWGMISDRTKTIRKVLLLLLLCSSVVGYMLFASTGYSELILLAMFVYFFLMPIDPLTESLNFRISESAGISYGSIRTYGALGYGVMALCSGYIMSYLGPHSLAYLFMGIGLVSFIVILAIPDAPVSGKPVTLSSLKNFLRNKETLLFLILVFICSVPARMNDTFLGVYITELGGGTELVGQAWFIAAGSEIAVFALSFWWLRQGKELLTISIAAAFYFLRFFISAWITDTHMLAYLQILQLLTFPVFYTAAIQYLYRIVPEEWRATGQTVLALLFFGVSGIIASYAGGAIYEVFGGQTLFLSISVMSFIGMLFGLVLTRKYGRRS encoded by the coding sequence ATGAAACCAACCACTCCTTTACGCACGTTTAATTTCTTATATTTTGCGCTGCTCGCAATGTTCATCCCATTTCTCCCCGTTTACCTGGACCAACAGGGACTAAATCCTGCCCAAATTGGATTAATCGTAGGTAGCGGAGGGATTATCACCATTATTGCCCAACCACTGTGGGGAATGATCAGTGACCGCACCAAAACAATTCGTAAAGTGCTACTTCTTCTGCTGTTATGTTCTAGCGTAGTTGGGTACATGTTATTCGCTTCTACCGGTTATTCAGAGCTTATCCTACTCGCGATGTTTGTGTACTTTTTCCTTATGCCAATTGATCCACTAACCGAAAGCCTCAACTTTAGAATCTCCGAGTCTGCCGGGATCAGTTATGGCTCTATACGTACCTATGGTGCTTTGGGTTATGGAGTTATGGCGCTATGCTCGGGTTACATCATGTCCTATCTGGGGCCACATAGTCTTGCCTATCTCTTTATGGGAATCGGATTGGTGAGCTTTATCGTGATCCTGGCCATACCGGATGCACCTGTATCAGGGAAGCCCGTTACTTTGAGCAGCCTCAAAAATTTTCTGCGAAACAAGGAAACTTTGCTTTTCCTTATTCTTGTCTTCATTTGTTCAGTCCCTGCACGAATGAACGATACGTTTCTTGGGGTATATATTACGGAGCTGGGTGGTGGTACGGAATTAGTCGGCCAGGCTTGGTTTATTGCAGCTGGTAGTGAGATTGCTGTATTCGCTCTAAGCTTTTGGTGGTTACGACAAGGAAAAGAACTGCTCACGATATCCATAGCTGCGGCATTTTACTTCCTACGATTTTTCATCTCAGCATGGATTACGGATACGCATATGCTTGCCTATCTGCAAATTCTCCAGTTGCTGACCTTTCCGGTCTTCTACACCGCGGCTATTCAATATTTGTACCGTATTGTTCCCGAGGAATGGCGCGCAACCGGCCAAACGGTTCTTGCTCTTCTCTTCTTCGGAGTATCGGGAATCATCGCCTCTTATGCAGGTGGAGCTATCTATGAAGTCTTTGGTGGACAAACATTATTTCTCTCCATCTCCGTTATGTCGTTTATCGGAATGTTGTTCGGCTTAGTACTCACACGAAAATATGGCAGACGTTCCTAA
- a CDS encoding antibiotic biosynthesis monooxygenase, whose product MFIQTRTIVVEKGNSDKVVSRFSGESPLDNMEGLIDISIMVNRKSKEHEEVVVIIRWESQEAWKNWEKSDAHIQGHRDKKGQQPPSYIISTVVNMYDGEIVKRGKAFDSINQ is encoded by the coding sequence TTGTTCATTCAAACGAGAACGATTGTGGTGGAGAAGGGCAATAGTGATAAAGTGGTTTCCAGATTTAGTGGAGAGAGTCCTCTTGATAACATGGAAGGCCTTATTGATATCAGCATCATGGTGAATAGAAAGAGTAAAGAACACGAGGAAGTCGTTGTCATTATCCGCTGGGAATCTCAGGAGGCTTGGAAGAACTGGGAGAAGAGTGATGCACATATACAGGGACATCGGGACAAAAAGGGTCAACAACCCCCTTCCTATATCATTAGCACTGTGGTTAATATGTACGATGGGGAAATTGTTAAGCGGGGCAAAGCCTTTGATTCAATAAATCAATAA
- a CDS encoding ArsR/SmtB family transcription factor yields the protein MDKSVQQFKAEFFKALAHPMRIRILEVLSQQDRNVNELQSILGSEGSAVSQQLAVLRSKNLVNTVKEGTTVVYSLRDPLIRDLLAVARQIFDNHLVESITLLEDIRNQN from the coding sequence ATGGATAAAAGTGTTCAGCAGTTTAAAGCCGAATTTTTCAAAGCACTCGCTCATCCAATGCGGATTCGCATTTTGGAGGTATTGAGCCAGCAAGACCGTAATGTGAACGAGCTTCAGAGTATTCTTGGTTCAGAGGGTTCGGCCGTTTCTCAGCAACTTGCGGTACTTCGGTCCAAAAATCTGGTTAACACGGTCAAGGAAGGAACGACCGTTGTATATTCACTTAGAGACCCATTGATTCGTGATCTGCTAGCTGTAGCGCGGCAGATATTCGACAATCATTTGGTGGAGTCCATCACACTCCTCGAGGATATACGCAATCAAAACTAA
- a CDS encoding DUF4956 domain-containing protein produces the protein MDTTTTDTTVNFGDIIKKSVASSFSTDISITKILITLGISFIIGLFIFILYKRVFSGVLYSKSFNVSLIGMTMVTAMVIIAISSNLVLSLGMVGALSIVRFRTPIKDPTDLIFLFWAAVAGIVTGAGFFTLAAVGSVIIGLVMFFFIKNVSADTPYLLVINCDGDESEQLVHSQMGSLVKRYNVKQKTVSPGNIEMTLEVRLRDNEGRFVNQISGLGGVKNAVLISYNGDYVS, from the coding sequence ATGGATACAACAACTACAGATACAACAGTAAACTTTGGAGATATCATTAAAAAGTCGGTTGCTAGTAGCTTCTCGACAGATATCAGTATAACCAAAATATTAATTACACTCGGTATCTCCTTTATTATTGGACTCTTTATCTTCATTCTTTATAAACGGGTATTTAGTGGGGTGTTATATTCCAAGAGCTTCAATGTATCGCTCATCGGTATGACGATGGTAACGGCAATGGTTATTATCGCAATCAGCTCTAACCTAGTTCTGTCACTCGGTATGGTCGGTGCCCTTTCTATTGTCCGTTTCAGAACACCTATTAAAGATCCAACCGATTTGATATTTCTGTTCTGGGCTGCTGTTGCAGGTATCGTGACAGGTGCAGGATTCTTTACTTTAGCTGCCGTAGGTTCGGTAATTATCGGTCTAGTTATGTTCTTCTTTATTAAAAATGTATCTGCTGATACCCCTTATCTTCTCGTTATTAACTGTGATGGCGATGAAAGTGAACAATTAGTGCATTCCCAAATGGGTTCACTCGTCAAACGTTACAATGTGAAACAAAAAACAGTGTCCCCTGGGAATATTGAAATGACTCTCGAGGTCCGTCTTCGCGATAATGAAGGACGTTTTGTTAAC
- a CDS encoding SulP family inorganic anion transporter: MKWMGRFSGYTADAFRKDLISGCIVGIVAIPLGMAFSIASGVKPEYGLYTTIIAGILISLFGGSRFQIGGPTGAFIPILLAIVLQYGYENLLIAGFLAGIILVLMGVFRLGVLIKFIPRPVTIGFTAGIAVTIFSGQIANFLGLRDVGRHEYFLSNMAEIIKRLPTLNIYSILTACICLAALILTPKYLPKVPASLIGIIVSTLVAAWLFPGQVTTIGTAYGAIPGGLPSFHPISLTWDRIALMIKPAFIIAMLGGIESLLSAVVADGMTRTRHNSNRELIGQGIANMVTPLFGGIPATGAIARTATNIKSGAVSPFSGIIHGVIVLLVVVLFAPYASEIPLASMAPILMLVAWNMSERKSFAHMVKTRSGDSIILIVTFLLTVFTTLTTAVEVGLVLAVILFVKRMSEILTVAKVLPDHSSSNDKVKAHMVTKEHDCPQIGIFSVDGPLFFGASHALEHSGLQLKDDQGPEVVLFRMSNVPFMDTTGESNFSELVKRLTHRGVTVLVSGLRPQPKELLNRSGCGKFIGEEHFFEHTGDALNYALGKIQGHKCQGCSHFAFRECAELSGNTPAPLHQNIS; encoded by the coding sequence ATGAAATGGATGGGACGATTTAGCGGTTATACTGCAGATGCGTTTCGCAAGGATTTAATATCTGGGTGTATTGTCGGGATTGTTGCGATCCCACTTGGAATGGCCTTCTCGATTGCCTCTGGTGTGAAGCCAGAATATGGACTATACACCACCATTATCGCAGGTATTTTGATCTCACTCTTTGGAGGTTCGAGATTTCAAATCGGAGGGCCTACCGGAGCATTTATTCCCATTTTATTAGCGATCGTTCTGCAATACGGCTATGAAAATTTACTGATTGCAGGCTTTCTTGCCGGAATTATACTTGTTCTGATGGGTGTATTTCGATTAGGTGTGTTAATTAAATTCATTCCTCGGCCCGTAACGATTGGATTTACTGCAGGGATTGCCGTAACCATCTTTAGCGGGCAGATCGCTAACTTTCTAGGACTACGAGATGTTGGACGTCATGAATACTTCTTATCTAATATGGCCGAAATCATCAAGCGTCTTCCAACCCTAAATATATACAGTATTTTGACTGCATGCATATGCTTGGCTGCACTTATATTAACACCCAAATACTTACCTAAAGTGCCTGCATCCCTAATAGGTATCATTGTATCCACACTCGTTGCTGCATGGTTATTTCCTGGTCAAGTCACAACCATCGGTACAGCCTACGGGGCTATTCCCGGTGGATTACCAAGCTTCCATCCCATTTCACTAACATGGGATCGTATTGCCCTGATGATAAAACCAGCCTTCATTATTGCGATGCTTGGCGGTATTGAATCCTTACTATCTGCCGTTGTGGCCGATGGAATGACAAGGACACGCCATAACAGTAATCGTGAGTTAATAGGACAAGGTATTGCCAACATGGTTACCCCTTTATTCGGAGGAATCCCAGCTACGGGTGCCATTGCCCGAACGGCAACGAATATCAAAAGTGGGGCTGTATCGCCTTTCTCCGGCATTATCCATGGCGTGATCGTGTTATTAGTCGTCGTATTATTTGCTCCGTATGCTTCAGAAATTCCTTTAGCTAGTATGGCACCTATTCTCATGTTGGTAGCCTGGAATATGAGTGAACGTAAGTCTTTTGCCCATATGGTTAAGACACGTAGTGGAGATTCTATCATTCTGATCGTCACCTTTTTGCTGACCGTATTCACCACTTTAACTACTGCTGTAGAGGTCGGCTTAGTACTGGCTGTCATTCTCTTTGTCAAACGGATGAGTGAGATACTTACGGTAGCAAAAGTATTACCGGACCATTCCTCCAGTAACGATAAGGTCAAGGCACACATGGTAACAAAGGAGCATGACTGCCCTCAAATCGGTATTTTCAGCGTTGATGGCCCCTTGTTCTTTGGAGCTTCTCATGCACTTGAACACTCTGGCCTACAGCTTAAAGATGATCAAGGTCCTGAAGTCGTGTTGTTCCGAATGAGTAATGTGCCCTTTATGGATACAACGGGTGAATCCAATTTCTCTGAACTGGTGAAACGTCTAACTCACCGAGGGGTTACTGTTCTCGTGTCAGGACTTCGACCACAACCGAAGGAACTTCTAAACAGATCTGGTTGTGGAAAATTTATCGGTGAGGAACACTTCTTCGAGCATACTGGAGACGCACTCAACTACGCCTTAGGAAAAATTCAAGGCCACAAATGCCAAGGTTGTTCTCATTTTGCATTCCGAGAATGTGCCGAGCTAAGTGGGAATACCCCGGCTCCGCTCCATCAAAATATTTCCTGA
- the deoD gene encoding purine-nucleoside phosphorylase, whose product MSVHIAAKPGEIAETILLPGDPLRAKYIAETYLEDVTCYNEVRGMLGFTGQYKGKRISVQGTGMGIPSISIYVNELMDEYKVKNLMRVGTCGAMQADVHVRDIILAQATCTDSSMNRHTFGGLDYSPIASFPLLLKAYELASSRGLNPHVGNMFSSDMFYSDNKTFTQKLMDYGILGVEMEAAALYTLAAKYKVNALALLTVSDHLITGEATTSEERQTSFNDMIQVALDTAATL is encoded by the coding sequence ATGAGTGTTCATATCGCAGCAAAACCAGGGGAAATTGCGGAAACGATACTACTACCAGGTGATCCACTTCGGGCCAAGTATATTGCGGAAACATATCTTGAGGATGTAACTTGTTACAATGAAGTCCGGGGTATGCTCGGCTTTACAGGACAGTATAAAGGCAAGAGAATTTCTGTTCAAGGAACCGGAATGGGGATTCCTTCGATTAGTATCTATGTTAATGAATTGATGGATGAGTATAAAGTGAAAAATCTAATGCGTGTGGGTACATGTGGAGCAATGCAAGCCGATGTGCATGTCCGTGATATTATTTTGGCGCAGGCGACTTGTACCGATTCCTCCATGAATCGTCATACTTTCGGCGGGTTGGATTATTCTCCGATTGCCAGCTTCCCTTTGCTGTTGAAGGCTTATGAACTAGCTTCATCGCGTGGGTTGAACCCTCATGTCGGAAACATGTTTAGTTCGGACATGTTCTATAGTGATAACAAAACCTTCACCCAGAAGTTGATGGATTATGGGATACTTGGTGTTGAAATGGAAGCAGCAGCACTGTACACATTGGCAGCAAAATATAAGGTAAATGCACTTGCATTACTTACGGTTAGTGATCACCTTATTACAGGTGAAGCGACAACATCGGAAGAACGTCAAACTTCCTTCAATGATATGATCCAAGTCGCTTTGGATACTGCTGCTACACTCTAG
- a CDS encoding AraC family transcriptional regulator: MEMESDFYEAALFHIDRERKLYSSMPSRHYHNGYEIFYLVSGDTCYFVDDKAYQVVGGVLMIINMNEIHKLVNSSGETFERITLEFKSEFIEGIFPDNSSIDIFSSFTKGLPMIKLSGQEQGAIEKRFDTMIHEYTQQPPGYESYLKMLLFELLLFIYRKMESNPRPALNEANLVHKKIFEIVDYLNRHYDEQHTIGQISKNFYISPSYFCKTFRENTGFTFTEYLNNVRIKEARNLLTHGTDKISTIAESVGFESLTHFGRIFKEITGMSPLKYRQNYKV, from the coding sequence ATGGAAATGGAATCTGATTTTTATGAAGCTGCGCTCTTTCACATTGACCGCGAGAGGAAGCTATACTCTAGCATGCCCTCACGTCATTATCATAATGGATACGAGATTTTCTACCTGGTATCGGGTGATACTTGCTATTTTGTCGATGATAAAGCCTATCAGGTTGTAGGCGGGGTCCTCATGATCATCAATATGAATGAGATCCATAAGCTTGTGAATTCAAGTGGTGAAACCTTCGAACGGATTACTTTGGAGTTCAAGAGTGAGTTTATTGAGGGGATTTTCCCGGACAATTCATCGATTGATATCTTCTCTAGTTTTACGAAGGGCTTGCCCATGATCAAGTTATCTGGTCAAGAACAAGGTGCTATTGAGAAAAGGTTTGATACGATGATCCACGAGTACACTCAGCAGCCTCCAGGATATGAATCTTATTTGAAAATGTTACTCTTCGAACTCTTGTTGTTTATTTATCGTAAAATGGAATCTAATCCCCGGCCTGCGTTGAACGAAGCGAATCTGGTTCACAAGAAAATATTCGAAATCGTAGATTATCTGAATCGTCATTACGATGAACAGCATACGATTGGGCAAATATCAAAGAATTTTTATATTAGCCCATCGTACTTCTGCAAAACGTTTCGGGAGAATACGGGATTTACATTTACGGAGTATCTTAATAATGTTCGAATTAAGGAAGCACGAAATCTTTTGACTCATGGGACGGATAAAATATCGACCATAGCGGAGAGTGTTGGGTTTGAAAGCTTGACTCACTTTGGGCGAATCTTCAAGGAAATTACGGGGATGTCACCGTTAAAATACCGGCAAAATTATAAAGTGTAA
- a CDS encoding histidinol-phosphatase produces the protein MMKFDFHTHHERCGHATGTLREYVIAAVESNLQIIGLADHLPLFAEQTNHPSPGECMAKSEFPNYVNEVLQLKHEFAGKIDVLLGAEADFIPNCLGLYREIIGSYPFDYVIGSVHEFAGNSLYNAEYWEQLTTQGKLDYKNSYYYHVARSAKCGLYDILGHVDALDRYLSGYKEYQTEVADETLRTIAENDIVIEINSSDEHWVPNGVLLERAFHYGVKVTFGSDAHEPERVGDHFEGVRQHLLEIGYREWAIFNKRQRMMIPL, from the coding sequence ATGATGAAATTTGACTTCCATACCCATCATGAACGTTGCGGTCATGCTACAGGAACATTGCGCGAATATGTTATTGCCGCAGTAGAGAGCAATTTACAGATCATTGGACTCGCAGATCACCTACCCTTATTCGCGGAGCAAACGAATCATCCTTCGCCTGGTGAATGCATGGCTAAGAGCGAGTTTCCCAATTATGTAAATGAAGTGCTGCAACTAAAGCATGAATTCGCTGGAAAGATCGACGTTCTTCTCGGTGCAGAAGCCGATTTTATCCCTAATTGCTTAGGCTTATATCGCGAGATTATCGGCAGTTATCCATTCGATTATGTCATTGGCTCTGTGCACGAATTCGCTGGGAATAGTCTCTATAATGCCGAGTATTGGGAACAATTGACCACCCAAGGCAAACTAGACTATAAGAACAGTTATTATTATCATGTTGCTCGATCTGCAAAATGCGGGTTATATGACATTTTAGGGCATGTGGATGCCTTAGATCGCTATTTATCCGGTTATAAAGAATATCAAACTGAAGTTGCTGATGAGACACTTCGAACGATTGCGGAGAATGACATAGTCATCGAGATTAATTCCTCAGATGAGCATTGGGTTCCAAACGGAGTACTTCTGGAGAGAGCATTCCATTATGGTGTAAAGGTCACTTTTGGATCAGACGCGCATGAGCCTGAACGTGTCGGGGATCACTTCGAGGGAGTAAGACAACATTTATTAGAAATCGGATACCGCGAATGGGCCATATTTAATAAACGTCAAAGAATGATGATTCCTCTCTAA